In one window of Paraflavitalea soli DNA:
- a CDS encoding DUF4142 domain-containing protein, whose translation MKTSIALSLLLGVALSVSSCKNSNRDSSQNNTGETSERRDSADLNNPNRMPVDHTAQDTANKLPAAGKIDPAPIKDDKTATFMKEAAGGGMMEVMLGQTAQQNAQNERVKAFGAMMVTDHTRASDELKAIAGAKNFPLPTSLPEQHQHHVDALSKKQGRAFDKAYVDMMVDDHQKDIKAFEKASKSGEDSTVRAFAARTLPVLRKHLDSIQAISRGL comes from the coding sequence ATGAAAACATCTATTGCTCTTTCGTTGCTGCTTGGTGTGGCGTTATCTGTCTCTTCCTGCAAGAACAGTAACCGCGACAGCAGCCAGAATAATACCGGGGAAACTTCTGAGCGACGCGACAGTGCAGACCTGAATAATCCCAACCGTATGCCGGTTGATCATACAGCTCAGGACACGGCGAATAAACTGCCCGCTGCCGGTAAGATAGATCCGGCGCCGATCAAGGATGATAAAACGGCCACGTTCATGAAAGAAGCAGCCGGCGGCGGTATGATGGAAGTGATGCTGGGACAAACTGCCCAACAAAATGCACAGAACGAACGTGTAAAAGCATTCGGCGCTATGATGGTAACAGACCATACCAGGGCCAGTGATGAACTGAAGGCGATTGCAGGAGCCAAGAACTTCCCTTTGCCAACGTCATTGCCTGAGCAACACCAGCACCATGTAGACGCACTGAGTAAGAAACAAGGCCGCGCCTTCGATAAGGCCTATGTAGACATGATGGTGGATGATCACCAAAAAGACATCAAGGCTTTTGAGAAAGCCTCGAAGTCAGGCGAAGATAGTACCGTCAGGGCTTTTGCTGCCCGCACGCTGCCTGTGCTGCGCAAACACCTGGATTCGATACAGGCGATCTCGAGGGGGTTGTGA
- a CDS encoding DsbA family protein, giving the protein MKPHQNLSKKKAMEERKRNDPIQATWFTDPLCCWSWGMQPHLDQWQAGYGDQLTLQYVMGGMLPSWQQFHDEANNVSRPVQMGPVWMHAAQLMGRPVHHQVWMKDPPASSYPACIAVKAAALQLPEAGITLFRNLQQALMAAGKNIASWPILQSLAAQLVAEYPAFDLRQFEADYKQDAAIDAFKQDLARVAQYRITRFPTLLIEIPGQKGILLAGYRTGEGIMQAVEQAFPNLV; this is encoded by the coding sequence ATGAAGCCGCACCAAAACCTTTCGAAGAAAAAAGCAATGGAAGAAAGAAAAAGAAATGATCCCATACAAGCTACCTGGTTTACCGATCCACTCTGCTGCTGGAGCTGGGGCATGCAGCCTCACCTCGACCAGTGGCAGGCTGGATATGGTGATCAGCTTACCCTGCAATACGTGATGGGAGGCATGTTGCCATCATGGCAGCAGTTTCACGATGAAGCGAACAATGTTAGCAGGCCGGTACAAATGGGGCCCGTGTGGATGCACGCAGCCCAACTGATGGGCCGGCCTGTTCATCACCAGGTGTGGATGAAAGATCCCCCGGCATCTTCCTATCCCGCCTGTATAGCCGTAAAAGCTGCCGCGCTCCAATTACCGGAGGCCGGTATTACCTTGTTCAGAAACCTGCAGCAGGCCCTGATGGCAGCAGGAAAGAACATCGCCTCCTGGCCCATCCTGCAAAGCCTGGCCGCACAGCTGGTAGCTGAATACCCCGCCTTCGATCTCAGGCAATTTGAGGCAGATTATAAGCAGGATGCGGCGATCGATGCTTTCAAACAAGACCTCGCCCGCGTGGCGCAATACCGTATCACCCGGTTTCCAACCCTACTGATAGAAATACCCGGGCAAAAAGGAATTCTTTTAGCTGGTTATCGCACAGGCGAAGGTATTATGCAAGCCGTTGAGCAGGCTTTCCCCAACCTGGTGTAA
- a CDS encoding sensor histidine kinase: MNQSIDLSDKGLAGMLNDCSIDRIMAMDSDWRIIAWNNTAEAISGIRKRDVIGKKLLEVFPLYAQDKDMITAINLAFSGIRSFVPAHKEFFNRQHYENHFIPLKDADDQLIGVMNIMHDVTQRIRAEQQLHQLNIALKKKYEQLERATDELSTITYITSHNIKEPLRMVYSSIELLIRAEAKVLSDGGKANLRRMQASLNRMNLLLDDIVALSGISNPAEEGTPVDLQEVAQQAILQLDQKIRANDVRLELEDLPVVNGHRQLLNYLFFHLINNAMRFRKHNEALAIRIKSSEEPMPGANPAASFPIKYTRISFIDNGTGFHQEDAERIFLMADRSPQKYASSGVGLAICRKVMMAHDGYIQAEGWPGKGAAFHCYFPSHIDS; the protein is encoded by the coding sequence ATGAACCAGTCTATAGACCTGTCTGACAAAGGATTGGCCGGTATGCTCAATGATTGTAGCATCGACCGCATCATGGCTATGGACAGCGACTGGCGCATCATAGCCTGGAACAATACCGCCGAAGCCATTTCCGGTATCCGCAAACGCGACGTGATCGGTAAAAAACTACTGGAGGTGTTTCCCCTATATGCACAGGATAAAGATATGATCACCGCCATCAACCTGGCCTTCTCGGGCATCAGGAGTTTTGTGCCTGCCCACAAGGAATTTTTCAACAGGCAGCATTATGAAAATCACTTTATTCCCCTCAAGGATGCAGATGACCAGCTCATTGGTGTCATGAACATTATGCACGATGTAACCCAACGCATCAGGGCTGAGCAGCAATTGCACCAACTCAATATCGCCCTCAAAAAGAAATACGAACAACTCGAAAGGGCCACCGACGAACTGTCTACCATTACCTATATTACTTCCCACAACATCAAAGAGCCCCTGCGCATGGTCTATTCGTCCATTGAATTGCTTATACGTGCAGAGGCGAAAGTGCTCTCCGATGGGGGCAAGGCCAACCTCAGGCGCATGCAGGCCTCACTCAACCGCATGAACCTCCTGCTCGATGATATCGTGGCCCTCTCCGGTATCAGCAACCCGGCAGAGGAAGGCACGCCTGTCGACCTCCAGGAAGTGGCACAGCAGGCCATCCTGCAACTCGATCAAAAGATCAGGGCCAACGATGTGCGGCTTGAACTGGAAGACCTGCCTGTGGTGAACGGCCACCGCCAGTTATTGAATTACCTTTTCTTCCACCTCATCAATAATGCCATGCGGTTTCGAAAGCACAACGAAGCATTGGCCATCCGGATCAAAAGCAGTGAGGAGCCAATGCCCGGTGCCAATCCGGCAGCTTCATTTCCAATAAAATACACAAGGATCAGTTTTATCGACAATGGCACCGGCTTCCACCAGGAAGATGCAGAAAGAATATTCCTGATGGCCGATAGATCACCCCAGAAATACGCCAGTTCCGGCGTTGGTCTGGCCATCTGCCGTAAGGTGATGATGGCCCACGACGGTTATATTCAGGCCGAAGGATGGCCTGGCAAAGGCGCCGCCTTTCATTGTTATTTCCCCAGTCATATTGACAGCTAA
- a CDS encoding response regulator, which produces MQKLILLVDDDQDEFLILNEAVEMAGLPCYCLWANGADRAERLLQHILPDLILIDYNMPVTNGMACLRNIRKMYNLRQVPIVMYSNHINDTTREQARNEGAVCMQKTASIEQLVKHLSILAGEGKAISNFA; this is translated from the coding sequence ATGCAAAAACTTATCTTACTTGTTGACGATGACCAGGATGAATTCCTTATACTCAACGAGGCCGTTGAGATGGCGGGACTTCCCTGTTATTGCCTTTGGGCCAATGGTGCCGACCGGGCAGAGCGATTGTTGCAGCACATACTGCCCGATCTGATATTGATCGATTACAATATGCCCGTCACCAATGGAATGGCCTGTCTCCGCAATATCAGGAAAATGTACAACCTCAGGCAGGTACCCATCGTTATGTACTCCAACCATATCAACGATACTACCAGGGAGCAGGCCCGCAACGAAGGAGCCGTCTGTATGCAAAAAACAGCTTCCATCGAACAACTGGTCAAACACCTGAGCATATTGGCCGGAGAGGGCAAAGCAATCTCCAATTTCGCATAG
- a CDS encoding YciE/YciF ferroxidase family protein: MAAKQEDDLMLFFNNALKKMYWAEKNIERLLDQMHVEAFSINLKNTIEIHQLQTRRHIQRLEQVFKERELKPEGRFCEALKGLLNDAMVGFSDTVRKTRIRDVAISTCLLKITHYEMATYTMLIHMAQAIGWHAIVDLLHQNLAEEKEIVTELDRRPY; the protein is encoded by the coding sequence ATGGCTGCCAAACAAGAAGATGACCTGATGTTGTTCTTCAACAATGCCCTGAAAAAAATGTATTGGGCCGAAAAGAACATTGAACGTTTACTCGATCAGATGCATGTGGAAGCATTCTCCATTAACCTGAAAAATACCATCGAAATACACCAGCTGCAAACACGACGGCATATACAGCGTCTCGAACAGGTATTTAAGGAGCGGGAACTAAAACCGGAAGGCCGGTTTTGTGAAGCCCTGAAAGGATTGCTCAATGATGCCATGGTAGGTTTCAGCGATACCGTGCGCAAGACCCGCATCCGCGATGTAGCCATCAGCACCTGCCTGTTAAAGATCACCCATTATGAAATGGCTACCTACACTATGCTTATCCACATGGCCCAGGCAATTGGATGGCACGCCATTGTTGACCTTCTGCACCAGAACCTCGCCGAAGAAAAAGAGATCGTAACAGAGCTGGACCGCCGCCCGTATTAA
- a CDS encoding VOC family protein, translating into MKFVLWEQVIKSVPLAKEYEYHIIPTSITPFLVVRNGGAAIEFYTSALGALELFRFTGPDGKLVAKLGIEGAMFWLSDEEPEFDSCSPETVGGTPVRIILTVSDPDTLFARALEAGAIQLSPVTTAHAWKIGKLKDPFGHVWEIGHPLPGNP; encoded by the coding sequence ATGAAATTTGTCTTATGGGAACAGGTCATAAAATCAGTTCCCTTGGCAAAAGAATATGAATACCATATCATCCCTACAAGCATTACGCCGTTCCTGGTGGTGCGTAATGGGGGCGCCGCTATCGAATTTTATACCAGCGCCCTGGGCGCCCTCGAATTATTCCGCTTCACCGGCCCCGATGGGAAACTGGTAGCAAAGCTGGGTATAGAGGGAGCCATGTTCTGGTTAAGCGATGAAGAACCGGAGTTTGACAGCTGTAGTCCCGAAACAGTAGGTGGAACCCCCGTTCGCATTATTCTTACCGTGAGCGATCCCGATACCCTGTTTGCCCGTGCATTGGAAGCCGGCGCCATCCAACTTTCTCCCGTAACCACCGCACATGCCTGGAAGATCGGCAAATTAAAAGACCCCTTTGGTCATGTATGGGAGATCGGACATCCCTTGCCCGGAAATCCCTGA
- a CDS encoding manganese catalase family protein produces MFYHVKELQFNVRVSKPDPAFATLLLEQFGGANGELAAALRYFGQAFGAKKPYPDKYDLLMDIATEEFSHLEIVGATIQLLLTGINGDLKNAADNSEIMQLLNGKAAKEDMIHQGMVAPQFFVGSGGGPAYTNSQGVPWSAAYINGDVQGDLTSELRSNVGAETRAKMVYEYLLQFTDDPYIKDTLRFLMTREVAHFQMFEAALASIQPNFPPGILQGDPRYSNLYFNMSSGNDYRGPWNQGVSSQFGETFQYVDDPIQHVRDTNGLLDQEPEGTDRTEEEVAELDRQLSAQRSAEVNEACPIGEQQWNDPEAEAGDQARVMANNAMPIPGADANITANEAAPKPFEEKSNGRKKKK; encoded by the coding sequence ATGTTTTACCATGTAAAAGAATTACAGTTCAACGTACGCGTGTCTAAACCGGATCCTGCTTTCGCAACCTTACTGCTCGAACAGTTTGGTGGCGCCAATGGCGAACTGGCTGCTGCGCTGCGTTATTTCGGGCAGGCCTTCGGCGCCAAGAAACCATATCCCGATAAGTACGACCTGCTGATGGATATTGCCACCGAAGAGTTCAGTCACCTCGAGATCGTAGGCGCTACCATTCAGCTGCTGCTCACCGGTATCAACGGCGACCTGAAGAATGCTGCCGACAATTCAGAAATTATGCAACTGCTCAATGGAAAAGCAGCCAAAGAGGACATGATCCACCAGGGTATGGTGGCCCCGCAGTTCTTCGTAGGTTCAGGCGGCGGCCCCGCCTATACCAATAGCCAGGGTGTTCCGTGGAGCGCCGCTTATATTAATGGAGATGTACAGGGCGACCTTACCAGCGAACTGCGTTCCAATGTAGGCGCAGAAACACGCGCCAAAATGGTCTATGAATATTTGTTACAGTTCACCGACGATCCTTATATCAAAGACACCCTCCGTTTCCTCATGACGCGGGAAGTGGCCCACTTCCAGATGTTTGAAGCGGCCCTGGCCTCTATCCAGCCCAACTTTCCGCCCGGTATCCTGCAAGGCGATCCACGCTACAGCAACCTTTATTTCAATATGTCCAGTGGGAATGATTACCGCGGTCCATGGAACCAGGGCGTCAGCAGCCAGTTTGGGGAAACCTTCCAATATGTTGACGATCCTATCCAACATGTAAGGGATACAAACGGTTTGCTGGACCAGGAACCCGAAGGCACCGATCGTACCGAAGAAGAGGTGGCGGAATTAGATCGGCAATTGAGCGCACAAAGAAGCGCCGAGGTCAATGAAGCATGCCCTATCGGAGAACAGCAATGGAATGATCCGGAAGCCGAAGCCGGCGACCAGGCCCGTGTGATGGCCAACAATGCGATGCCCATACCCGGCGCCGATGCCAACATCACTGCCAATGAAGCCGCACCAAAACCTTTCGAAGAAAAAAGCAATGGAAGAAAGAAAAAGAAATGA
- the treY gene encoding malto-oligosyltrehalose synthase: MYIPSATYRIQLHKGFTLQQLEDILGYLQQLGISTIYASPVTNAGAGSTHGYDVTDPHTINPGIGSLEELKKVILAAKQKGLGWLQDIVPNHMAFSPANKRLMDALERDALSEFHGYFDINWKHPGCRGKVIAPFLGDTLTHCIANNEIQIVLNKEGFWVQYQQQQYPLSLPACSMLLSVFTMLAKGKDMPRQLMQLWPGGWQNASFARWQQYKAGVFEKIAGNNRQRQQLEAWLAVINKDKELLTQLVEGQYYQLCHWQEVNKHINYRRFFTISSLISLRMEAAPVFNDYHILLHQLYNEGFIQGLRIDHIDGLYDPLQYTQQLRSLFGEDCYIVAEKILEAGEDLPAAWPLQGTTGYEFLAAVSQLLTNRTGGARLTRFYQSLEPGQQSLARQTIANKQLILDQYMQGEWDNLTRYFEELHLAPYEANWKQAIGALMVALPVYRLYPGSFPLPPADRLLLEEAIAQARQILPAAGHELDHLQQLFCGHTPGTDKQEAILLFLKKLNQYTGPLMAKGVEDTTFYTWNACIAHNEVGDTPQALGSTIGAFHQQMKARQQATPLSLNATATHDTKRGEDARLRINMLSEMPGQWELAVSTWFSLNEPIHTLVDGRPAPTRNEEYFLYQAIIGGFPEDSIPTPQWIERLQQSFQKAIREAKVHTTWDQPHETYEQACHDFIHRLFAKDHSFLQHFLPFMQQVNEAAAVASLSQLLIKLTAPGIPDIYQGCELGDYSFVDPDNRRPVDYQQRIQYLQQVQQEEQRGREALFAFLRSHRAQGLEKLFLTWKALQFRRQHKELFIHGDYNELTVSGATPVAIAYTRQWQQQQVIVVASLPAAREQQEAWITLPGDMSSHWTNVLTGESIHLTGNRVPLTTCCTWLPVALLSQDS; this comes from the coding sequence ATGTATATTCCATCCGCCACCTACCGTATACAGTTACACAAAGGATTTACCTTACAGCAGCTCGAAGACATACTCGGTTACCTGCAGCAGTTAGGCATCTCCACCATTTATGCATCTCCCGTTACCAACGCCGGTGCCGGCAGCACCCACGGGTACGATGTAACAGACCCCCATACCATCAACCCCGGGATCGGCAGCCTGGAGGAGTTGAAAAAAGTGATCCTGGCCGCAAAACAAAAAGGCCTCGGCTGGCTGCAGGACATCGTGCCCAACCATATGGCCTTTAGTCCCGCCAACAAAAGATTGATGGACGCTTTGGAGCGCGATGCCCTGTCTGAATTCCATGGCTACTTTGATATCAACTGGAAGCACCCCGGTTGTAGGGGAAAAGTGATCGCGCCCTTCCTGGGTGATACACTCACCCATTGCATCGCCAACAATGAAATACAGATAGTATTGAACAAAGAAGGATTTTGGGTGCAATACCAGCAGCAGCAATACCCCCTGTCCCTGCCCGCCTGCAGCATGCTGCTCTCCGTATTCACCATGCTGGCCAAAGGAAAGGACATGCCGCGTCAACTGATGCAGCTATGGCCCGGTGGATGGCAGAATGCTTCTTTTGCCAGGTGGCAGCAATACAAGGCCGGCGTATTTGAAAAGATAGCGGGCAACAACAGGCAGCGCCAGCAGTTGGAAGCCTGGCTGGCTGTCATCAACAAAGACAAAGAACTGCTCACCCAATTGGTAGAAGGCCAATACTACCAGCTTTGTCATTGGCAGGAAGTAAATAAGCACATCAACTACCGGCGCTTCTTCACCATCAGTTCCCTCATCAGCCTCCGCATGGAAGCAGCGCCCGTATTCAACGATTACCACATCCTGTTGCACCAGCTGTACAACGAGGGTTTTATCCAGGGCCTCCGCATCGACCATATCGATGGCTTGTACGATCCCCTGCAATACACCCAACAGCTGCGCAGCCTTTTTGGAGAGGACTGTTACATCGTAGCAGAAAAAATACTGGAAGCCGGTGAAGACCTGCCCGCTGCCTGGCCCCTGCAAGGCACCACCGGGTATGAGTTTTTAGCCGCCGTGAGCCAGCTGCTCACCAACCGTACCGGCGGCGCCCGGCTCACGCGCTTCTACCAGTCCCTGGAACCGGGCCAGCAATCGTTGGCCCGGCAAACCATCGCCAACAAACAACTGATACTCGATCAATACATGCAGGGAGAATGGGACAACCTTACCCGTTATTTTGAAGAGTTGCACCTGGCGCCTTATGAGGCCAACTGGAAACAGGCCATCGGCGCCCTGATGGTGGCCCTGCCTGTGTACCGCCTGTATCCCGGTAGTTTTCCCTTGCCGCCTGCCGACCGCCTGCTGCTGGAAGAAGCCATTGCACAGGCCCGGCAAATCCTGCCCGCAGCCGGCCATGAACTGGATCACCTGCAACAGTTATTCTGCGGGCATACACCTGGCACAGACAAGCAGGAAGCCATCCTGCTTTTCCTGAAAAAGCTGAACCAGTATACCGGCCCGCTGATGGCCAAAGGGGTGGAAGATACTACCTTCTATACCTGGAATGCCTGCATCGCACACAATGAAGTAGGCGATACCCCCCAGGCCCTGGGCAGCACCATCGGCGCCTTTCACCAGCAAATGAAAGCAAGGCAGCAGGCCACGCCGCTATCCCTCAATGCTACTGCCACCCACGATACCAAGCGCGGCGAAGATGCCCGCCTCCGCATCAATATGCTCAGTGAAATGCCCGGCCAGTGGGAGCTGGCCGTCAGCACCTGGTTCTCCCTCAACGAGCCCATACATACCCTTGTAGATGGCCGGCCTGCGCCCACGCGAAATGAGGAGTATTTCCTGTACCAGGCCATCATCGGTGGTTTTCCGGAAGATAGTATCCCCACGCCCCAATGGATCGAACGCCTGCAGCAGTCCTTTCAAAAAGCCATACGCGAGGCCAAGGTACATACCACCTGGGACCAGCCCCATGAAACCTACGAGCAGGCCTGCCATGATTTCATACACCGGTTGTTTGCAAAGGACCATTCCTTTTTGCAACATTTCCTGCCTTTTATGCAACAGGTAAATGAGGCCGCCGCCGTGGCCTCCCTCAGTCAGCTATTGATCAAGCTCACTGCGCCCGGTATACCCGATATCTACCAGGGTTGTGAATTGGGCGACTACAGTTTTGTAGATCCCGACAACCGCCGGCCCGTCGATTACCAGCAACGCATACAATACCTGCAGCAGGTACAGCAGGAAGAGCAGCGGGGCAGGGAAGCCCTCTTTGCTTTCCTGCGCAGCCATCGCGCACAGGGACTGGAAAAATTATTCCTTACCTGGAAAGCTTTGCAGTTTCGCCGGCAGCACAAGGAGCTGTTCATCCACGGCGATTACAACGAACTAACCGTAAGTGGTGCAACACCGGTTGCCATTGCCTATACCCGCCAATGGCAGCAGCAACAGGTGATCGTAGTAGCATCTTTGCCCGCAGCCCGGGAGCAACAGGAAGCATGGATCACCCTACCCGGAGACATGTCATCACACTGGACCAATGTATTGACCGGCGAAAGCATCCACCTCACTGGCAACAGGGTGCCGCTAACAACCTGTTGCACCTGGTTGCCTGTAGCCCTGCTGAGCCAGGACAGCTAA
- a CDS encoding TIGR03885 family FMN-dependent LLM class oxidoreductase translates to MALLCYHAAHEQFAPSHLLDLVVKAEQAGFDGIHSSDHFHPWSVRQGQSGYSFSWMGAAMQATTLPFSMVCAPGQRYHPAIVAQAIATLAELFPQRLVVELGSGEALNEMITGDAWPAKAVRNERLLECAVIIRRLLLGEEVSFDGHVRVQEAKLYSLPIYLPPLFCAAVSATTARWAGPWADGLLTTAQEPAVTWEKVAAFRDNHGADKPVHLQFAFSYARNREEALMGAWDQWRSNLAPPEKLTTLYKPEQFDETGKDISPEEVAGKVPIFTDIEQLMERVAAYEQPGVTRIILHNVNRLQEGFIEDFGNYLKQS, encoded by the coding sequence ATGGCTTTGTTGTGTTATCATGCCGCACATGAACAGTTTGCGCCTTCGCATTTGCTTGACCTGGTGGTGAAGGCAGAACAGGCAGGTTTTGACGGCATTCATTCATCAGACCATTTTCATCCCTGGAGTGTGCGCCAGGGCCAGAGCGGCTATAGCTTTAGCTGGATGGGGGCGGCCATGCAGGCCACTACCCTGCCCTTTAGTATGGTGTGTGCACCGGGACAGCGCTACCATCCGGCCATCGTAGCACAGGCCATTGCCACGCTGGCGGAATTGTTTCCGCAAAGGCTGGTGGTGGAGCTGGGCAGCGGCGAGGCGCTGAATGAAATGATCACGGGTGATGCATGGCCTGCCAAGGCCGTACGCAATGAACGGCTGCTGGAATGCGCGGTGATCATCCGCCGGCTGCTGCTGGGTGAGGAAGTCAGTTTTGACGGTCATGTGAGGGTGCAGGAAGCCAAACTGTATTCGCTGCCGATATACCTGCCGCCGTTGTTCTGTGCGGCGGTGTCGGCTACTACTGCCCGTTGGGCAGGCCCCTGGGCAGATGGCTTGCTGACCACTGCGCAGGAACCTGCGGTTACCTGGGAGAAGGTAGCGGCATTCCGCGACAATCATGGCGCTGATAAACCGGTACACCTGCAGTTTGCTTTTTCGTATGCACGCAACAGGGAAGAAGCGCTGATGGGCGCCTGGGACCAATGGCGCTCCAACCTGGCACCGCCGGAAAAACTGACTACGCTATACAAGCCGGAACAGTTTGATGAAACAGGTAAGGATATTAGTCCGGAGGAGGTAGCAGGCAAGGTGCCCATTTTTACAGATATAGAACAGTTGATGGAGCGGGTGGCAGCGTATGAGCAGCCGGGTGTAACGCGTATCATCCTGCACAATGTAAACCGGCTGCAGGAAGGATTTATTGAGGATTTTGGGAATTATTTGAAACAAAGTTAA
- the treZ gene encoding malto-oligosyltrehalose trehalohydrolase — translation MNDNWPDVGAFYHAGNTCTFTVWSPLSQSVSLLINGQQQPLLVDERGYWQVTLPGIEPGNQYQYVLDGGDPLPDPASCWQPKGVHGPSAVADPSFTWTDQAWKGRPLGELVIYELHTGTFTPEGTFDGIIRQLGYLQQLGINAIELMPVAAFAGDRNWGYDGVFPFAVHTVYGGISGLKQLVNEAHRRGIAVILDVVYNHLGPDGNYFSQYGPYFTDKYKSVWARAINFDDAYCDGVRQYFWQNALRWLDEFHIDGLRLDAVHAIWDAGADHFLAALQRKVEALEKQTGRHKLLIAEFDLNDPRYVERVEKGGLGLASQWVDEFHHALHAIVTGEKEGYYEDFGEYWHLQQSLRSSYVYIGQYSRHRKKHFGALPAGIPYSRFVAFAQNHDQVGNRLLGDRLTTTLSFEALKLVAATLLLSPHVPLLFMGEEYGEQNPFQYFVSHTDPALIEAVRKGRREEFKHFNWQGEIPDPAAIETFNASKLSWNYSTDPRAQTLLRFYQYLIALRKSSPALCCTGREHLDILPIEDTGIIAFKRCAQDLEVLVFLNFNKQSAACTWPLPPPARRLLDSSEKTWLGPGSIDNGGKAGTWTMNPESVIVYELSNA, via the coding sequence ATGAATGACAACTGGCCCGATGTGGGCGCTTTCTATCATGCCGGTAACACCTGCACGTTTACCGTATGGAGTCCCTTGTCACAATCCGTTTCCCTGCTCATCAACGGGCAGCAGCAGCCATTGTTGGTAGATGAAAGAGGCTATTGGCAGGTAACCCTTCCGGGTATTGAGCCCGGCAACCAATACCAGTATGTGCTCGATGGGGGAGACCCCTTGCCCGATCCCGCCTCCTGCTGGCAGCCCAAAGGCGTACATGGTCCCTCTGCCGTGGCCGATCCGTCCTTTACCTGGACCGATCAGGCCTGGAAAGGACGCCCGCTGGGGGAGCTGGTGATCTATGAGCTGCATACCGGTACCTTCACCCCGGAGGGTACGTTTGACGGCATCATCCGCCAGCTCGGTTATTTACAGCAGCTCGGCATCAATGCCATCGAACTAATGCCCGTGGCAGCTTTTGCCGGCGACCGCAACTGGGGCTACGATGGCGTATTCCCCTTTGCTGTCCATACCGTGTATGGCGGCATCAGCGGGCTCAAACAACTCGTCAATGAAGCCCACCGGCGTGGCATTGCCGTTATACTCGATGTGGTCTACAACCACCTTGGTCCCGATGGCAACTATTTTTCTCAGTACGGTCCTTACTTTACCGATAAATACAAGTCTGTATGGGCCCGGGCCATCAACTTCGACGATGCCTACTGCGATGGCGTACGGCAATACTTTTGGCAGAATGCCCTTCGCTGGCTCGATGAGTTCCACATCGATGGCCTGCGCCTTGATGCCGTGCATGCCATCTGGGATGCCGGCGCCGATCACTTCCTCGCTGCCCTGCAGCGCAAAGTGGAAGCATTGGAAAAACAGACCGGCCGGCACAAACTACTCATTGCGGAGTTTGACCTCAACGATCCCCGTTATGTAGAGCGTGTGGAAAAAGGCGGCCTGGGCCTGGCCAGCCAATGGGTCGATGAATTTCACCATGCCCTCCACGCCATCGTTACCGGCGAAAAGGAAGGCTACTATGAAGACTTTGGCGAATACTGGCACCTGCAGCAATCCCTGCGCAGTTCCTATGTATACATCGGTCAATATTCCCGGCACCGCAAAAAACATTTCGGGGCCCTGCCCGCCGGCATCCCCTACAGCAGGTTCGTGGCTTTTGCCCAAAACCACGATCAGGTGGGCAACCGCCTTCTGGGCGACCGCCTCACCACTACCTTATCTTTTGAAGCCCTCAAACTCGTGGCTGCCACCTTACTCTTGTCGCCCCATGTACCCCTTCTGTTCATGGGTGAGGAATACGGCGAGCAAAATCCATTTCAATATTTTGTCAGCCATACCGATCCTGCACTTATAGAAGCCGTGCGCAAAGGCCGCCGCGAGGAATTCAAACACTTCAACTGGCAGGGAGAGATACCTGATCCGGCAGCCATCGAAACATTCAATGCCAGCAAGCTGTCCTGGAATTACAGCACAGACCCCAGGGCCCAAACCCTGCTGCGCTTTTACCAGTACCTCATTGCCCTTCGCAAAAGCAGCCCTGCCTTGTGCTGTACCGGCCGTGAGCACCTCGATATACTGCCCATAGAAGATACAGGCATCATTGCTTTCAAACGTTGTGCACAGGACCTGGAAGTACTCGTCTTCCTCAACTTCAATAAGCAATCCGCTGCCTGTACCTGGCCCCTGCCGCCCCCTGCCCGCCGCTTGCTCGACTCCTCGGAAAAAACCTGGCTCGGCCCCGGCAGTATCGATAACGGCGGCAAGGCCGGAACCTGGACCATGAACCCTGAATCGGTGATCGTTTACGAATTAAGCAATGCCTGA